One genomic segment of Clostridium saccharoperbutylacetonicum N1-4(HMT) includes these proteins:
- the xylA gene encoding xylose isomerase produces the protein MKEYFGNVSKINYEGPGSKNPYSFKYYNPDEVIGGKTMKEHLRFSLSYWHTLTANGADPFGAGTMLRPWDDITNEMDLAKARMEAAFELMDKLNIEYFCFHDRDIAPEGKTLQETNENLDEIVAYCKELMKKYNKKLLWGTANCFTNPRYVHGAGTSCNADVFAYAAAQIKKALEVTKELGGENYVFWGGREGYETLLNTDMGLELDNFARLLQMAVDYAKEIGFTGQFLIEPKPKEPTKHQYDFDTATVLGFLKKYNLDKYFKVNIEANHATLAQHTFQHELNFARINNFLGSIDANQGDPMLGWDTDQFPTNIYDATLAMYEILKNGGLAPGGVNFDAKVRRASFEKEDLFLAYIAGMDTFAKGLKVAHKLLENGELENFIKNKYASFSEGIGKEIVEGKVGLKELEAYALKNNEITNKSGRQELLEAIVNQYIFED, from the coding sequence ATGAAAGAATATTTTGGAAATGTTTCAAAAATAAATTACGAAGGACCTGGTTCTAAAAACCCTTATTCATTTAAATATTATAATCCAGATGAAGTAATTGGCGGCAAGACAATGAAGGAACATCTAAGATTCTCCTTATCTTATTGGCACACATTAACTGCTAATGGAGCGGATCCATTTGGAGCTGGAACTATGCTTCGTCCATGGGATGATATAACAAATGAAATGGATTTAGCTAAAGCCAGAATGGAAGCAGCCTTCGAGTTGATGGATAAATTGAATATAGAATATTTTTGTTTCCATGATAGAGATATTGCTCCAGAAGGAAAAACTCTACAAGAAACTAATGAAAATTTAGATGAAATAGTCGCATATTGTAAAGAGTTAATGAAGAAATACAATAAAAAACTTTTATGGGGAACAGCAAATTGCTTCACAAACCCAAGATATGTTCATGGTGCAGGAACTAGCTGTAATGCGGATGTATTTGCTTATGCAGCAGCACAAATTAAGAAAGCTCTTGAAGTAACAAAAGAATTAGGCGGAGAAAATTATGTTTTCTGGGGCGGACGTGAAGGTTATGAAACATTATTAAATACTGATATGGGCTTAGAATTAGATAACTTTGCTAGATTACTTCAAATGGCAGTTGATTATGCTAAAGAAATAGGCTTTACAGGTCAATTCTTAATAGAACCAAAACCAAAGGAACCAACAAAACACCAATATGACTTTGACACTGCAACAGTTTTAGGTTTCCTTAAAAAGTATAATCTTGACAAATATTTTAAAGTTAATATAGAAGCAAACCATGCTACTTTAGCACAACATACTTTCCAACATGAACTTAATTTTGCAAGAATTAATAATTTCTTAGGAAGTATAGATGCTAATCAAGGAGATCCGATGCTTGGATGGGATACAGATCAATTCCCTACAAACATATATGATGCAACTTTAGCTATGTATGAAATACTTAAAAATGGTGGACTTGCTCCAGGTGGAGTTAACTTTGATGCAAAAGTTAGAAGAGCATCCTTTGAAAAAGAAGATTTATTTTTAGCTTATATAGCTGGAATGGATACTTTTGCTAAAGGCTTAAAAGTAGCTCACAAGCTATTAGAAAATGGCGAATTAGAGAACTTCATAAAGAATAAATATGCAAGCTTTAGCGAAGGAATTGGTAAGGAAATAGTTGAAGGTAAAGTTGGTCTTAAAGAATTAGAAGCATATGCATTGAAAAACAATGAAATTACTAATAAATCAGGAAGACAAGAATTACTAGAAGCTATAGTTAATCAATATATATTTGAAGATTAA
- a CDS encoding methyl-accepting chemotaxis protein — MCWFRHLKISQKLISAFMVIAILMGVVGYIGIYNMNKINSNAVTMHDYNLEKIKYLTTIKQNFTDIRAGLLEIVYQDKYEKKDVLEKEIYSFINENYIQIDKYESSLLSKADEATFSELKENVSVYLTACNKVINYVNENNYKDAEASIVGVTEARKKIYTNLSDLIEKNNLEADSFNEANNSTYTVSFYLAICIVILGFISAVSLGSLISISLSRQVNKVLAFAEALEGGDLTKGIQINSRDEIGKLSKGLNNANESIKKLIVKVINRAKDINSATEELSATTEEISLKMGNVNKSVEQISNGTQELSTTAKEVTASTKEISVTTNILAQNANEAEISIKEIHKSAIDIKEKALNNIEKSNVIYNENRISIMKAIEDSKIVEEVKMMTISIGEIAEQTNLLALNAAIEAARAGDQGKGFAVVAEEVKKLAEQSSKAVAKIHDMVLQVQAAFKSLSKSGQDVLEFMSADVKPTYELLMNIGLKYEKDAEFMHSLIGNFAESSKQIDDVVMQVRSSIENLFGVAQESKISTEEISNNINEITIAIADVAKSSEDQLELSYELNKMVQKFKINLL, encoded by the coding sequence ATGTGCTGGTTTAGGCATTTAAAGATATCACAAAAATTAATATCAGCTTTTATGGTAATTGCAATTTTAATGGGTGTTGTTGGATACATTGGAATATATAATATGAATAAGATCAATTCTAATGCTGTTACTATGCATGATTATAATTTAGAAAAAATAAAATATTTAACAACAATCAAGCAAAATTTTACAGATATTAGAGCTGGCTTATTAGAGATTGTGTATCAAGACAAATATGAAAAAAAAGATGTTTTAGAAAAGGAGATATATTCATTTATTAATGAAAACTATATCCAAATTGATAAATATGAAAGTTCATTACTTTCAAAGGCAGACGAAGCAACATTTTCAGAATTGAAGGAAAATGTAAGTGTTTATTTAACAGCATGTAATAAAGTAATTAATTATGTTAATGAAAATAACTATAAGGATGCAGAAGCTAGTATAGTTGGTGTTACTGAAGCTAGGAAAAAGATATATACAAATTTGAGTGATTTAATAGAAAAAAATAATCTGGAAGCAGATAGCTTTAATGAAGCAAACAATTCAACTTACACAGTATCATTCTATCTTGCAATTTGTATAGTGATATTGGGCTTTATAAGTGCAGTTTCTTTAGGATCATTAATATCAATATCTCTTTCAAGGCAAGTTAATAAAGTATTAGCATTTGCTGAAGCACTTGAAGGTGGGGATTTAACCAAAGGAATACAAATTAATTCAAGAGATGAAATAGGAAAACTTTCAAAAGGCTTAAATAATGCTAATGAAAGTATAAAAAAATTGATTGTTAAAGTAATTAACAGAGCTAAAGATATAAATTCAGCTACTGAGGAATTATCTGCAACAACAGAAGAAATCTCACTTAAAATGGGAAATGTTAATAAATCAGTTGAACAAATATCTAATGGAACACAAGAATTAAGTACTACCGCTAAAGAAGTAACAGCTTCAACGAAAGAAATAAGTGTTACTACAAATATACTTGCACAAAATGCAAACGAAGCAGAAATATCTATAAAAGAAATACATAAGAGTGCTATTGATATAAAAGAAAAAGCATTAAATAATATTGAAAAAAGCAATGTTATTTATAATGAAAATCGTATAAGCATTATGAAAGCTATAGAAGATTCAAAAATAGTTGAAGAAGTTAAAATGATGACTATTTCTATTGGAGAGATAGCAGAGCAAACTAATTTACTTGCATTGAACGCAGCAATAGAGGCTGCAAGAGCAGGTGATCAAGGTAAAGGGTTTGCAGTGGTGGCAGAAGAAGTTAAAAAATTAGCAGAACAATCCTCAAAAGCAGTTGCTAAAATTCATGATATGGTTTTACAAGTTCAAGCTGCTTTTAAAAGTCTGTCCAAAAGTGGACAAGATGTACTTGAGTTTATGTCAGCAGATGTTAAACCTACTTATGAACTGCTTATGAATATAGGACTTAAATATGAGAAGGATGCTGAATTTATGCATAGCCTAATAGGAAATTTTGCTGAGTCATCAAAACAAATTGATGATGTAGTGATGCAAGTAAGAAGTTCAATAGAAAATTTATTTGGAGTTGCTCAAGAATCAAAAATTAGTACTGAGGAAATATCTAATAATATTAATGAAATCACAATAGCTATAGCAGATGTTGCAAAATCATCTGAAGATCAATTAGAGCTTTCATATGAACTTAATAAAATGGTTCAAAAATTTAAAATAAATTTATTATGA
- the xylF gene encoding D-xylose ABC transporter substrate-binding protein — protein MKSKKMIKVLGLALSGVLIFSALTGCGAKKDGQAASNGNKKIKIGVSMDDLRLERWQHDKEIFEAEAKKLGADVVFQSANGDDPTQMSQAENLISQGVDVLVIIPHNGESIAPIVDEAHQNKIKVLAYDRLITNSDLDYYVSFDNVKVGELQGKAIVDKTPKGNYFMMGGSPTDNNAKLFRQGQMNIVKPLVDKGDIKIVGDQWAKDWSAEEALKIMENALTANNNKIDAVVASNDSTAGGAVQALQAQGLAGKVSISGQDADLAGCQRVVEGTQTMTVYKPIKDIAAKAAEMAVKMAKGEDIQTNGTVTNNGKKDVPSVLLTPIAVTADNMMATVVKDGFQKFEDVYKNVPADKRPSK, from the coding sequence ATGAAATCTAAAAAAATGATTAAAGTATTAGGCTTAGCATTAAGTGGGGTATTAATATTTTCAGCCCTAACAGGATGTGGAGCAAAAAAAGATGGTCAAGCTGCAAGCAATGGAAATAAGAAAATAAAAATTGGTGTAAGTATGGATGACTTAAGACTTGAAAGATGGCAGCATGATAAAGAAATTTTTGAAGCAGAAGCAAAAAAATTAGGAGCTGATGTTGTTTTCCAATCTGCTAATGGAGATGATCCAACTCAAATGTCTCAAGCAGAAAATCTTATATCTCAAGGTGTAGACGTTTTAGTAATCATACCACATAATGGTGAATCAATTGCACCAATAGTTGATGAAGCACATCAAAATAAAATAAAAGTTTTAGCTTATGACAGACTAATAACAAACAGTGATTTAGATTATTATGTATCTTTTGATAATGTAAAAGTTGGGGAATTACAAGGAAAAGCAATAGTAGATAAAACTCCAAAAGGAAATTACTTTATGATGGGTGGATCTCCAACTGATAATAATGCAAAGTTATTTAGACAAGGACAAATGAATATAGTAAAACCTTTAGTTGATAAGGGTGATATAAAAATAGTTGGAGACCAATGGGCAAAAGACTGGTCAGCAGAAGAGGCTTTGAAGATTATGGAAAATGCTTTAACTGCAAATAACAATAAAATAGATGCAGTAGTAGCTTCAAATGATAGTACTGCAGGTGGAGCTGTTCAAGCTTTACAAGCACAAGGTTTAGCAGGAAAAGTTTCTATTTCAGGACAAGATGCTGATTTAGCTGGATGCCAAAGAGTTGTTGAGGGAACTCAAACAATGACAGTATATAAACCTATAAAGGATATTGCTGCAAAAGCCGCTGAAATGGCAGTAAAGATGGCTAAAGGTGAAGATATTCAAACAAATGGAACAGTAACTAATAATGGTAAGAAGGATGTACCTTCAGTATTACTTACTCCAATAGCAGTTACAGCTGACAATATGATGGCTACAGTTGTAAAAGATGGCTTCCAAAAGTTTGAAGATGTATATAAGAATGTTCCAGCAGATAAAAGACCAAGTAAATAA
- a CDS encoding xylose ABC transporter ATP-binding protein codes for MSEYILEMKDIVKEFFGVKALDGVNLKVKKGEIHALCGENGAGKSTLMKVLSGEHPTGSYSGQIIFEGNELNQTGIKDSERVGIAIIHQELALIKQLSIAENIFLGNEIGEHGLVNFSEQLNKTNELLNRVKLNVSPLTRAGDLGIGHQQLVEIAKALSKNAKLLILDEPSASLSEGEVEVLMGILDDLRKDGVTCIYISHKLNEVTRICDNVTVIRDGSTIGQVPIKEIDQDKLVQMMVGREMKNLFPREDHEIGEEFFEVKNLNVFDPFNKSIKRVKDANFTLRRGEILGISGLVGSGRTEMVASIYGSFQGVNNGEIYLEGKKVNIKNPSEALSKGIAMVPEDRKKDGIIAGMSVAKNMTMSNLLKYKKGLNVIDNDKEMMDVLKLIEDIKIKTATTELAIKNLSGGNQQKVILAKNLLAEPQILILDEPTRGIDVGAKYEIYKLIFKLAKQGISIIMVSSELPEVLGISDRVLVMNEGEIKASLDNDGLTQEMIMKYSVGKKSENVDENHNEEIVSSIGGV; via the coding sequence ATGAGTGAGTATATTTTAGAAATGAAGGATATAGTCAAAGAATTCTTTGGAGTTAAAGCATTAGATGGAGTTAATCTAAAAGTTAAAAAAGGTGAAATTCATGCACTTTGTGGTGAAAATGGTGCTGGAAAGTCTACCCTTATGAAAGTTTTAAGCGGAGAGCATCCAACAGGATCTTATTCAGGACAAATAATCTTTGAAGGTAATGAATTAAATCAAACAGGAATAAAAGATTCAGAGAGAGTTGGTATAGCAATAATTCACCAAGAATTAGCACTTATTAAGCAATTATCCATAGCAGAAAATATTTTTTTGGGAAATGAAATTGGTGAACATGGCCTAGTAAACTTTAGTGAACAATTAAATAAGACCAATGAATTATTGAATAGAGTTAAATTAAATGTTAGTCCTCTAACAAGAGCAGGGGATCTAGGTATTGGACATCAGCAATTAGTTGAAATTGCAAAAGCTTTATCTAAAAATGCAAAATTATTGATTCTTGATGAACCTTCAGCATCTTTAAGTGAAGGTGAAGTAGAAGTTCTAATGGGAATATTAGATGATTTAAGAAAAGATGGCGTTACATGTATATATATTTCACATAAACTTAATGAAGTTACAAGAATTTGTGATAATGTTACTGTAATTAGAGATGGGTCAACAATAGGACAAGTTCCTATTAAAGAGATAGATCAAGATAAATTAGTTCAAATGATGGTTGGAAGGGAAATGAAAAACTTATTTCCAAGAGAAGACCATGAAATTGGTGAAGAATTTTTTGAGGTAAAAAATTTAAATGTTTTTGATCCTTTCAACAAGAGTATTAAAAGGGTAAAAGATGCAAATTTTACATTAAGGCGTGGAGAAATACTTGGGATTTCAGGTTTGGTTGGTTCAGGTAGAACGGAAATGGTAGCAAGCATCTATGGAAGTTTTCAAGGTGTAAATAATGGTGAAATATATCTTGAAGGTAAAAAAGTTAATATAAAAAATCCAAGTGAAGCCTTGAGTAAAGGTATAGCAATGGTTCCAGAAGATAGAAAAAAAGATGGAATAATTGCAGGTATGAGTGTCGCTAAAAATATGACAATGAGTAACCTTTTAAAATATAAAAAGGGACTTAACGTAATAGATAATGATAAAGAAATGATGGATGTTTTAAAACTTATTGAGGATATAAAAATTAAGACTGCAACCACTGAACTTGCTATAAAAAATTTAAGTGGAGGAAATCAGCAAAAAGTAATACTTGCAAAAAACCTTTTAGCTGAACCACAAATATTAATACTTGATGAACCTACTAGAGGAATTGACGTTGGAGCTAAATATGAAATTTATAAATTGATTTTTAAATTAGCTAAACAAGGAATATCAATAATAATGGTTTCGTCAGAATTACCAGAAGTACTTGGAATTAGTGATAGAGTTTTGGTAATGAATGAAGGTGAAATAAAGGCTAGTCTTGATAATGATGGTTTAACTCAAGAAATGATTATGAAATATTCAGTAGGAAAGAAAAGTGAAAATGTAGATGAAAATCATAACGAAGAAATTGTATCTTCTATAGGAGGGGTATAA
- a CDS encoding sugar ABC transporter permease: MQISKNKSMSVESEKGNKFGLNTIFKSKMTTILIATAAIWVLFTFLTDGNFLTTRNLSNLFRQMSITGVLAIGMVFVIILGEIDLSAGSTLGLLGGIAAILNVWLGFSAIPTVVITLILGVIMGAWNGYWIAFRNVPSFIVTLASMLVFRGILIGITGGNTVAPLTPDFKAIGQAYLPTAFGYILVVLAVAGAAYLILNNRKNKLKYNIEVKPMGVDIATIVGIGVVSLGLVLILNDYQGFPIPAFIMLVLALILGFVGTKTIFGRRVYGIGGNRDAARLSGINVKKHIIVVYSVLGLLCAVAGILLTTRLNAGSVSAGQNAEMDAIASCVIGGASLAGGSGTVVGALVGALVMASIDNGMSMMNTPTFWQYIVKGFILLIAVWMDISSKNKK, from the coding sequence ATGCAAATAAGTAAAAATAAAAGTATGAGTGTAGAGTCAGAAAAAGGAAATAAATTTGGATTAAATACTATATTTAAGTCTAAGATGACAACAATATTAATAGCAACAGCAGCAATATGGGTGTTATTTACGTTTTTAACAGATGGAAACTTCTTAACAACTAGAAATTTATCAAACTTATTTAGACAAATGTCTATTACAGGAGTTCTTGCCATAGGAATGGTCTTTGTAATAATTTTGGGTGAAATAGATCTTTCAGCTGGGTCAACTCTTGGGCTGTTAGGTGGTATTGCAGCAATTTTAAATGTTTGGTTAGGTTTTTCAGCTATTCCAACAGTAGTTATAACTTTGATACTTGGTGTAATTATGGGAGCATGGAATGGATATTGGATAGCATTTAGAAATGTACCATCCTTTATAGTTACCTTGGCAAGTATGCTTGTTTTTAGAGGTATATTAATAGGTATTACTGGTGGTAACACTGTAGCACCATTAACTCCAGACTTTAAAGCAATAGGGCAAGCTTATCTTCCAACAGCTTTTGGATATATATTAGTTGTATTAGCAGTAGCAGGTGCAGCATATTTAATATTAAATAATAGAAAAAATAAACTTAAATATAATATCGAAGTTAAACCAATGGGAGTTGATATTGCAACTATTGTGGGAATTGGAGTGGTATCTTTAGGATTAGTATTAATTCTTAATGATTATCAAGGCTTTCCAATACCAGCCTTTATAATGTTAGTTCTAGCATTAATACTAGGGTTTGTAGGAACAAAAACTATCTTTGGTAGAAGAGTATATGGAATTGGTGGTAATAGAGATGCCGCAAGACTATCAGGTATAAATGTTAAAAAACATATCATAGTTGTTTATTCAGTATTAGGCTTACTTTGTGCAGTTGCAGGTATATTACTTACAACAAGATTAAATGCAGGTTCAGTATCAGCAGGACAAAATGCAGAAATGGATGCTATAGCATCATGTGTTATTGGAGGTGCAAGTTTAGCTGGTGGTAGTGGTACAGTTGTAGGAGCATTAGTAGGAGCTCTTGTAATGGCAAGTATAGATAATGGTATGAGTATGATGAATACACCAACCTTCTGGCAATATATTGTTAAAGGTTTCATATTACTAATTGCAGTATGGATGGATATATCATCTAAAAATAAAAAATAA